The following proteins come from a genomic window of Synechococcus sp. NB0720_010:
- the hisB gene encoding imidazoleglycerol-phosphate dehydratase HisB, which translates to MTMRTGEIHRVTGETDVRVKLNLDGTGQCSASTGVPFLDHMLHQISSHGLVDLEINAVGDTHIDDHHTNEDVGIAVGQALAKALGDRRGIHRFGHFVAPLDEALVQVALDCSGRPHLSFGLQIPAQKIGSYDTELVKEFFVAVVNNSGLTLHIRQLDGVNSHHIVEACFKAFARALRQATEVDPRRAGAVPSSKGVLERAGA; encoded by the coding sequence ATGACCATGCGCACGGGCGAGATCCATCGCGTCACCGGTGAAACCGATGTGCGCGTCAAGTTGAACCTCGATGGCACGGGCCAGTGCAGCGCCAGCACGGGCGTGCCCTTCCTCGATCACATGCTTCATCAGATCAGCAGCCACGGGCTGGTGGATCTGGAGATCAATGCCGTGGGTGACACCCACATCGACGATCACCACACCAATGAGGACGTGGGGATCGCCGTGGGTCAGGCCCTGGCCAAGGCCCTCGGTGACCGGCGTGGGATTCATCGCTTCGGTCACTTTGTGGCGCCCCTGGATGAGGCCTTGGTGCAGGTGGCCCTCGATTGCAGCGGCCGCCCGCACCTGAGCTTTGGCCTGCAGATCCCCGCTCAGAAGATCGGCAGCTACGACACCGAGCTGGTTAAAGAGTTCTTTGTGGCCGTGGTGAATAACTCCGGCCTCACCCTGCACATCCGGCAGCTGGATGGGGTGAATTCACACCACATCGTTGAGGCCTGCTTCAAGGCGTTTGCAAGGGCGCTGCGCCAGGCCACGGAGGTGGATCCGCGCCGCGCCGGAGCGGTGCCCAGCAGCAAGGGCGTGCTGGAGCGCGCGGGCGCCTAG